TCCAAGGGGACAACTCGATGGGCATCCTCGTGGCCCATGTGAACAAGCCGGCCGAGCCACCTTCGAAACGCTTGGGTAGACCCGTGTCGACCGAACTCGAGCGGATCATCCTGGCGTGTCTCGAGAAGAGCCCCGCCAAACGTCCGCAGAGCGCCGCCGAGTTGCTCGACGAGTTGGCCGACTGCGCCGTCGATTCCATCTGGACGGTCGAAGACGCGGCAGCCTGGTGGGAGGCGAATCCCGTCCGCTACGGGGGTAGCTCGACCATGCCGCGGACCGACGAGATTCACGTCGCCGAGACGATCATCGAACTGCAAAAGGGGCCGTAATGGCGCGCGGCCCTGGGCATCGCACGAAGGAGGCCGAATGCCTGTGGTTTCCCTTCGGGACCATCCTGGGGGTCTTCACGCTGATCGTCCTGATGCGGCCCGCCGTGAAAGCCCAATTCTTGCAGGCAAGCCGGGATCCCTTCGGCTAAACTGGGCGCGACTTGAGACTGCCCACCTAACGACTTCCTCGATCTCCTCTCTCGGTAAACACTACCTATGCTCTCCCTCCCTCGATGTATCACGCTTGCTGTGGTACTGATTGTCGCTGTGGCGATCTCGGCGAATGCCTCGTCTCGCGCGGTGGCCGGCGGCGCACCGCGCGTCTTCCCGGCAGGAAAGCTGCCCAACGATGCGCGTCTTGGCCCGCTGAAAGATCTCAATGGCTATTTCCCCTTCGCGCCGCCGGCCACGCCCGAGGCCTGGCAAGCCCGCGCCGAGAAGGTGCGCCGCCAGCTTCTCGTTTCGCAGGGGCTTTGGCCGATGCCGGAGCGAACTCCCGCCAACCCGGTGATCCACGGCGAGATCGATCTGGGCGATTACACGGTCGAGAAGGTTTTCTTCGAAAGCTATCCCGGCCACTTCGTGACGGGGAATCTCTATCGTCCCAAAGGGGCGGCGGGCGTAAAGAACGCCGAGGGACGCCGTCCGGCGGTGCTTTCGCCGCACGGCCACTGGTTGAATGGCCGCTTCTACGATCAAGGCGCGAAAGAGATCCGCAAGGCGATCGTCAACGGTGAGGAACGCTTTGAAGATTCCGGTCGCAGTCCGTTGCAGGCGCGTTGCGCGCAACTGGCGCGGATGGGCTGCGTCGTCTTTCACTACGACATGCTCGGTATGGCCGATAGCCGTCAGATCGTTCACAACCCCGGCGTCCGCGAGGCGATGAATACCACCGAGAACTGGGGGTTCTTCAGCCCGCAGGCCGAGTTGCGTTTGCAGAACATGATGGGGCTGCAAACGTACAATTCGATCCGCGCGCTCGACTTTCTGAGCGAGTTGCCCGACGTCGATCCCGCCCGTATCGCGGTCACCGGCGCGAGTGGTGGCGGCACGCAGACGTTCATGCTCGGGGCGCTCGATCCGCGGCCGAAGGTGGCCTTTCCCGCGGTGATGGTCTCCACCGCCATGCAAGGGGGCTGCACCTGCGAGAACGCCTGCGGGTTGCGCGTCGACACCGGCAATGTCGAAATCGCCGCGCTCTTCGCCCCCAAACCATTGGGCATGACCGCCGCCGACGACTGGACGCGCGAGATCGCCACCAAGGGGCTGCCCGAACTGCAAACGCTCTACGAGATGCTGGGCGTGCGCGACCACGTCATGGCGCGTCCCTTGCTGCAGTTCGGCCACAACTACAACTACGTCAGCCGCGCCGTGATGTACTCGTGGCTCAACCAGCACCTGGGGCTCGGGCTCGAAGAGCCGGTTGTCGAGGAAGACTACCAGCGCCTCTCGCGCGAGCAGTTGACGGTCTGGGACGACGAGCATCCACTGCCCCCCACGGGCGATGAATACGAACGTTCCTTGTTGCGTTATCTCACCGAAACGTCGAATCAGCAACTCGCCGCGCTCGAGCCGCGCGACGCTGAGGGGCTCGAGCGGTATCGCGGTGTGGTCGGCGCGGCATTCGACGTCCTCATCGGTCGCGACTTGCCGGCCGCGGGCGAGGTCACGCATGAACTGGCGAGCGAAGAAGACCGCGGCGACTATCTCGAGTTTACCGGCACGATCGACTACGCGAAGGCCGGAGAGTCGCTGCCCGCGCTGATGCTGCAGCCGAAGAAGTGGAATCGCCACGTCGCGATCTGGCTCGACGGCGAGGGGAAGCAGGGGCTGTACGACAGCAGCGGCGAGTTGAGTTCTGCGATCAAGAAGTTGCTCGCCGAGGGGACGGCCATCGTGGGCGCCGACCTGCTCTATCAGGGGGAGTTTCTCGACGAGGGCAAGCCACTCGAACGGCAGCGCATGGTGGGTGATGGCAAACGCCCGAACTACGCGGGCTATACCTTCGGATACAATCCCACGCTGTTCGCCCGGCGCGTGCATGACGTTTTGTCGCTAGTCAGCTTCGCCGCGCATCACGAGACGGCGCCGGCCCGCATCGATCTCGTGGGAGTGAACGGCGCCGGTCCTATCGCTGCCGTGGCGGCGCTCCAGGTGGGCGATAAGCTCGGACGGCTGGCGATCGACACTCGTGGCTTTCGCTTCGCGAGCGCGAACCAGCTCGACGACGTCAATCTGTGGCCGGGTTCCGTGAAATATGGCGATTTGCCAGCGATCTTGGCGCTGATCGCGCCGCGACCAATTTGGGTGGCGGGGGAGCAGGAAAAAGACCTGCCATTGGTACAAGCGGCCTACCAGGCCGCCGCCAGCCGAGAGAATCTGCAAATCGATGCTGCCCCGTCTGCTGAGCGGGGCGAGACCGCCGCGACCTGGCTGCTCAAAGAATAAGGCCGTGAATTTCACGGCCTTAGGGGGAAAACGAGATTCAGTTCGTTCGGCGTTAGCGCAGATTGCGTCCGCGCCCGCCGAGGTTCGTCATGCGCCGGGGGGCCTTGCCGGCCAGGATGCAGCACGCTTCGAGCTCGAGCAGTTGCGCTTCGAGCGACTTGCCGAACTCGGCGAAGGGCTCGACCAGCATGGTGGTCGCCGTCAGGCTCTCGGCGTTCATTTCGGGCGCCGGAGCCGATTCTCGATCGGTCTGATCGTGATGCTTATGCTCGTTCGACATGGTAGTCCGCCTTCCTCTCTGGGGTGCCGATCCGTCGATGGTTCCCACACGATTTGCGGCCATCGGTCCCGCCGCACCTACGCGTACTAGTTACGTGCCTTACTGCTCGAATGTTCAGTCAGCCGATTGTGCGGGTGGCAGCGCGCCACATCAGGTTCTTCGCCGTTTCGGCCTGTTTGTTTCCTACCTTCGCTGCCTCCAGAAGTACGACCAATCAGGCAGCTAGCAGGTTCGCGCCTAGGTATTGCAAGTTCGATGCCGAAACTGGTGCGAGCGATTTTTCGACTCGGCGTGTTTCAGCGAAAGGGCCGTTTTTTGCGGCGTTTCGGCCGTGCCTTCTCCCCATAAGAGCGTGATTCCCTTGAAAATGTAACGCCGCCAAAATGTGCAATTCGGGAGATCAATTGGCGGCCCCATGGGCAAAAAAAAGAACGCCGCCCCTGGCCGCATTCGGTCAAGGACGGCGCCTTTGGGTGAATCAGCTTCCCGGTCGGCGATCGTCTTGGCGTTAGTCGTCGTTCGACTGGCGCTGCTTTCCGTCCTTTTTCTTCGCCTGGGCGGGCTTGCCGGCGTTGTCCGCGGCGCTCGCCGAGGCATCGTCATTTTCGCGCATCCGGCGCTGCAACCGTTCGGCGGCGTTCTTCAACTCGTCGGCATCGAGGGCCCCGTCGCCGTTCGCGTCCATGCGATCGAAACGCTGCCGCATGCGCTCGGGCAGTTCCTCTTTCTGGAGCTTGCCGTCGCCATTCTTGTCGCCGTTCATCAACCGCCGCACGAGTTGCTCGGGATTGCCAGGCGCGTCGGGCCCGCGGTCGCGGCTGAACGTACGCCCCGCGCCGGGGGGTGGCGGCATCAGTTCGTTCCGCGTGAGCCGGCCATCGCCGTTCTTGTCGAGTCGCTGGAGCGCGCTGCTGGCGTTCTCGATTTCCTGAGCCGAAAGCGTCCCGTCACCATCCGCGTCGAGCGCTACGAGCAAAGGTGGCGGCCCAGGAGGACCATCGGAGCCGGGACCAGCACCGGCAGGGCCGGGGCCACCAGCAGGGCCGCGACCACCCGCCTGGCCGAACTCGCGCGCCGCCTCGGCGATCTCGTTCAGGTCCATCGCGTCGTCGTCGTTCTTGTCAAAGCGATCGAGCACCATCTCGAACATCTGTTGGCGCTCTTCCGGCACCTCGTCGAGCTCGATCTTGCCGTCGCCGTTCTTGTCGAATTCGCGCAGCCGCTCGGCAATCTGGCCAAACCGGCCGCCGCCACGGCGCCCTTCTGGTGGCCCATCCGGTCGGTCCCCTCGCTCGCGTCGCGGACGATTCCCCGGCGGACCGTCGGGCCGGTCTCCCCGTCCTGGCCCCCCCGCCTTCAACCCCGCGACAAACTCCTCCTGACTCAGCTTGCCGTCGGCGTTCTGGTCGGCATTGCGCATCAAGCGGTCGAACAGCCGGCGATGCTCCTGGCCTGCTTCGTCGGCGGTGAGCTGGCCATCCTGGTCGGCATCGAGCTTGGCGAACAGGCCGGCGTGGTCGGGGCCGCCACCAGTCGGTTTATCGTCATCGGCCCGAGTGGACGTCCCGAGGAAGAGCGTGGCCGACGAGGCCAACACGGCGATCCAGATACGCATGGCAAGTCTCCCTGTTCACAATGGCAGCCGGGCGCCAGATGGCAGCCCTCCGGCACTGGGAGATCAAACCATGCCCATCGAACGAAGTTCCGGTCAACGTCGGCAGCCAGACTCGAATGCCGTCGCCTGAGTATCCCTCGCTCACGCTCTTGAAAGTGGTGCTTCTTGAACAACACCAGGAAATACTCACCGCGGAGGGTAGCACCGATCATCATGCGGAAAAAGTTCTCCCTCTGAAACGAGGCCCCAGTCGCAAGATGGTCGGTGTCGCGCAGCGACCAGAGGAACGGGCAATGTCTTGATCGAGAACGTTCGACGGGGGGCCTTCCACCCAGCCTCTTGTCGCTGCGCGACACGGACGATTTTCCGAATCGGGCCCAGCACGCTGGCAACGCCGCTCCGGAAAATCGTTCGTGCTACCCCCCACCGCTTGACCGCAACATCAAGGGTTAACGGCGTAGGGTGGCACCCGATCCATGCGCCACTTCAAAACTCACGCCTCGGGTTGGGATAGGGCGCAATCGCAATCCGAAACGTCAGCGAGAGAAGCACTGGGACAGCGCCGCTTCCAAACTATGGCAAATGTCGAATCCGCAAATTCCGGAACTCGACGGGCGAGCCTTCCGATTCGAGGCACAGGTAGCCGTGGTCAGGCGTGCAGCCGTTGCCCCCAGAGACCTCTTCGCCGTTGACCCACAGCCGCACCTCGCCGTTGATCGCGCGGACGTAGTAGTGGTTCCACTGGTCGACGCCACGGGTCAGCTCCTTGGTGGGAAAGCTGCGCGTGCCATCGGGCGAGATGGGCGGGAAGGGCTTCATCTTCGAGCTCCCCACCGAAAAGACGTCGCCGTGCGTGGTAAACCAATCGGCCTTGCGACCACCCTTCTCGTACTGCTCTTTGTAGCCCAGGTCGAGCACCTGCACCTCGATGCCGTGCGGCAGCTTGCCCGGCGCCAGATCCTTGAGCGACGCGGGAGGCGTCCAGACGAAGATGCCCGAGTTGCCCGCTGCCTTGCGATGGCGCCATTCGGCGACCAACTCGAAGTTCTTCACCTCCTCCTTCGAGCGAATCACGCCGACCGGCTCGCCGGTGCAGTAGGCGACGCCATTCTCCCAACGCCACGTGTCGGGCTTGCAGTTTACGTTGACGAAGTCGGCCTCACCGAGCGCGACCCAGCCCGGGCCGGCGCCGTCGATGGTGGCTTTTGGTAGGGAAGGGGAGTCGTCGGCGTAAGTCGTCTGTGCAAGCAGCAACACGAGCAGGAGGGACAGCGAGCGCGACATGGTTGATTCCGTCAGGTGGCAGATGAGTGGTGTGGAGCAGGAACGTGGAAACTAATCGCCCCGGATGGCCGGGGCAAGCATGTGCCCCACAGGGGCAGTCTAAGGTAACCCCGGGCAACGCCCGGGGTACCGGATCGCCACCGAACCCTCAATCGAAAAGCCCTGTAAGGGCGCAATAAACCTACGGCAACTCGCCAAACATCCGCCGCAAACGCCAGTGCCGCCACGCGAAGGCCAATCCGAACGGCAGGGGATAAAGCGGCCCCAGCCATGCGACGCGCGGCCGGTACTCGACGTGGTCCGTGATCGTGCATCCGCCCGGGCATGACTCGACGGTCCGCTCGTGTTGCCACACCGCCTGGGTCAGCATCGGCGAGCGTTCGAGGAACCGTTCCCCCGGCTCGAACTCGACGAGCGTGATCTCGTCATAGTCGATCGGCAGGACCCCGAACAGATAGATCCAGCTACGAAACAGCGGCCGGCCGAGCTTGTCTCCGCTGAGCGTCAGCGTGGCCGCTTCGCGCGGAAAGCTCATCCGCACCAGCGGCCACAGCTCATCATTCACCCCGCGCATGGTGATGGCGTGCGCCCAGACACGCTCGGCCGGCGCCGCCAGATTCGAACGACGGACGATCGTGTAGCTGCGCGTCATACATCAAGGCGACGGAGAGTCACCTGCCCCGAAACTATTTGGCCTTCAGCTTCGAGATCAAAAACTCAGCCACCGATCCGTACTGCTTGTCTTCGTGCCCCGGGTAGGACAGGATCCCTTCGACCCCCGCGGTCTTCAACTTTTCTTCCAGCTTGATGCCATAGATGGCCGAGTGGGTCGGATCGGGACCCGCTTCGCCAATGACCGGCGTCGTCTTCTGGTTCGGGTAATCGAGATAAATCGGTGGATCATCCGTCGTCACCAGCTCGATGGGCGAATACTCCTTGATCCAGGGCAGCACCTTCTCGCGGTTCTCGATCAGCAGCTCGAATTCCTCGGGCCGCGTGCGTCCCTTTTGGGCAAAGCCGAAGGCGTGCCCACCGTAGATCGAGTTGGGCATCCACTCGCGCAGTTCCTTCGGATCCAGCGACGTCTGCGCCCCGACCACGGCGGCACATTGCAGCTTCGACGACTGCCGAGCGATCGGGTCCTCGTGGTTCGGATCGGCCAGATCATCGGCGAGCGCCAGCCACAGGCTGGTGCAGGCGCCGGCCGAGCCCCCCGTCGCGCCGACGCGCGTGGGATCGAGGTTCCACTCCTTCGACTTGGCGCGCAACGTCTGCAGCGCGCGAGCCGCGTCGTGCAGACAGCCCTTCACGGGAGGCTCCACGCCATCCTCCATCGCCTGTAAGATGAAGCGGTAATTCACCGCGGCTACCGAGATGCCCTCGTCTAGATAGGGTTGGATGACGCTGGCGCCGTAGCCGGTCTTGTCGCCCCCCATCCAGCCACCGCCATGAATCAACAGCACGAGCGGCGTGGGCTGTTCGGACTTTGCCAGCCAGAGATCGAACTTTTGCCGCTCCGAGTCGGTCCCGTAGGCGTAGTCGGCCACCGTCGGTTCGGGACGTGCCGGCTTCTCGCGCTGGCGCTGGGCCCAAACGGGCGAGGCAAGCAAGGCGATCAGCGAAAGCGCCAGCAGGGAAGCACGCAGTTTCATGGAATTGTCTCCTGGCAAGAAGCGTGTGCTTTTGACCGTTCGGTAAGAACGCCCACAGCATAACGAGTTTCCAGGCCAGGGACTCGCATCGGCCCCACTCCGTCGTTAAATTTAACCCGAAGCGTGAGTTTTAAAGTGGCCCGATTTGATCCGGGGCTGGCGCCGCGCGAAAATCCACAGCCAGCGCGGTGGCCGAAAATCGACGGCGCAACAAGCCGCGCACCCGTGTACAGTGTAGGCACATCGAATGTTGTCCGATTTTGTAGGTCAGGTACGCGCGTACCTGACACTGGTTCGACTTGGCCACGTCGAATGTTGTCTAGTCTGACAAGTGCTCGAGCATGCCATGTGCAAAGTGGCACAGGCTGTCTAGTCTGTGCAGGCGCTGCGAGTGGTGCGCGTACCAGCGTCCCCTACGAGGCCACCAATACCCGGTTGAGAAGCACGAGCGCCCAGCATGGTCTTCGATATGCAAGTGCCCACCACAGCACCCCTTGCAACGAATCCGCTGCTCCTGGGACGACCGAGTGGTGCGCGATGGTGCGCATGGTGCGCGAACCAACACAATTTCAAAACGCACGCTTCACGCTTGGGATTGCCATCCACGAGCAGAGACCTTGAACTAGCAATCACCCGAGCAGGCGCGAAGCTATGATCACTTCCAAGCTTTTCGATCTCACCGGCCGCGTGGCCCTGGTCACGGGCGCTGCGCGCGGCATGGGGCGCGCCATTGCCCAGGCGGTCGCCGAGCATGGCGCCGATGTGATGCTCGTCGATTGGAACGCCGAGGGCCTGGCCGAGACCGCGGCGCAGATCCGCGCCCAGGGACGTCGCGTTGCCATGTCGTGCCGCGATATGTCGCAGGTCGAAGAGGTGGAGCGGCTGTTCGAGGAGTTCGATCGCGAGTTCGACCGCATCGATTT
This genomic stretch from Pirellulales bacterium harbors:
- a CDS encoding acetylxylan esterase, with translation MAISANASSRAVAGGAPRVFPAGKLPNDARLGPLKDLNGYFPFAPPATPEAWQARAEKVRRQLLVSQGLWPMPERTPANPVIHGEIDLGDYTVEKVFFESYPGHFVTGNLYRPKGAAGVKNAEGRRPAVLSPHGHWLNGRFYDQGAKEIRKAIVNGEERFEDSGRSPLQARCAQLARMGCVVFHYDMLGMADSRQIVHNPGVREAMNTTENWGFFSPQAELRLQNMMGLQTYNSIRALDFLSELPDVDPARIAVTGASGGGTQTFMLGALDPRPKVAFPAVMVSTAMQGGCTCENACGLRVDTGNVEIAALFAPKPLGMTAADDWTREIATKGLPELQTLYEMLGVRDHVMARPLLQFGHNYNYVSRAVMYSWLNQHLGLGLEEPVVEEDYQRLSREQLTVWDDEHPLPPTGDEYERSLLRYLTETSNQQLAALEPRDAEGLERYRGVVGAAFDVLIGRDLPAAGEVTHELASEEDRGDYLEFTGTIDYAKAGESLPALMLQPKKWNRHVAIWLDGEGKQGLYDSSGELSSAIKKLLAEGTAIVGADLLYQGEFLDEGKPLERQRMVGDGKRPNYAGYTFGYNPTLFARRVHDVLSLVSFAAHHETAPARIDLVGVNGAGPIAAVAALQVGDKLGRLAIDTRGFRFASANQLDDVNLWPGSVKYGDLPAILALIAPRPIWVAGEQEKDLPLVQAAYQAAASRENLQIDAAPSAERGETAATWLLKE
- a CDS encoding EF-hand domain-containing protein codes for the protein MRIWIAVLASSATLFLGTSTRADDDKPTGGGPDHAGLFAKLDADQDGQLTADEAGQEHRRLFDRLMRNADQNADGKLSQEEFVAGLKAGGPGRGDRPDGPPGNRPRRERGDRPDGPPEGRRGGGRFGQIAERLREFDKNGDGKIELDEVPEERQQMFEMVLDRFDKNDDDAMDLNEIAEAAREFGQAGGRGPAGGPGPAGAGPGSDGPPGPPPLLVALDADGDGTLSAQEIENASSALQRLDKNGDGRLTRNELMPPPPGAGRTFSRDRGPDAPGNPEQLVRRLMNGDKNGDGKLQKEELPERMRQRFDRMDANGDGALDADELKNAAERLQRRMRENDDASASAADNAGKPAQAKKKDGKQRQSNDD
- a CDS encoding DUF1080 domain-containing protein, giving the protein MSRSLSLLLVLLLAQTTYADDSPSLPKATIDGAGPGWVALGEADFVNVNCKPDTWRWENGVAYCTGEPVGVIRSKEEVKNFELVAEWRHRKAAGNSGIFVWTPPASLKDLAPGKLPHGIEVQVLDLGYKEQYEKGGRKADWFTTHGDVFSVGSSKMKPFPPISPDGTRSFPTKELTRGVDQWNHYYVRAINGEVRLWVNGEEVSGGNGCTPDHGYLCLESEGSPVEFRNLRIRHLP
- a CDS encoding alpha/beta hydrolase — protein: MKLRASLLALSLIALLASPVWAQRQREKPARPEPTVADYAYGTDSERQKFDLWLAKSEQPTPLVLLIHGGGWMGGDKTGYGASVIQPYLDEGISVAAVNYRFILQAMEDGVEPPVKGCLHDAARALQTLRAKSKEWNLDPTRVGATGGSAGACTSLWLALADDLADPNHEDPIARQSSKLQCAAVVGAQTSLDPKELREWMPNSIYGGHAFGFAQKGRTRPEEFELLIENREKVLPWIKEYSPIELVTTDDPPIYLDYPNQKTTPVIGEAGPDPTHSAIYGIKLEEKLKTAGVEGILSYPGHEDKQYGSVAEFLISKLKAK